The Bordetella sp. FB-8 genome includes a window with the following:
- a CDS encoding disulfide bond formation protein B codes for MSSSRNRLPLVLIALFSFGALAVALVSQYVFFMQPCAWCVLQRLIYLVIGLLAVLGLVGGRLAAKLATLLTVLLSAGGMVAGWYQYSVASHLETCAQTFADRFISGLGLDASVPTLFGIYAMCKDAMVTVLGVQYVVWSMALFAIILLVALAAFMKRR; via the coding sequence ATATCGTCTTCCCGCAATCGACTGCCCCTGGTCTTGATTGCGCTGTTCTCCTTCGGCGCCCTGGCCGTGGCGCTGGTGTCGCAATACGTCTTCTTCATGCAGCCTTGCGCATGGTGCGTGTTGCAGCGCCTGATCTACCTGGTGATCGGCTTATTGGCCGTGCTCGGGCTGGTCGGCGGCCGCCTGGCTGCCAAGCTGGCCACCTTGCTGACCGTGTTGCTGTCTGCCGGCGGCATGGTCGCCGGCTGGTATCAATACAGTGTGGCCTCGCACCTGGAAACCTGCGCGCAGACCTTCGCCGACCGCTTCATCAGCGGGCTGGGACTGGATGCATCGGTCCCCACGCTATTCGGCATCTATGCCATGTGCAAAGACGCCATGGTTACGGTGTTGGGCGTGCAGTATGTCGTATGGAGCATGGCGCTCTTTGCGATCATCCTGCTAGTCGCGCTGGCGGCATTTATGAAACGCCGCTGA
- a CDS encoding MarC family protein, which translates to MAFYDYASAFGRSFFLAFATLLPILNPPAVAPIFLTLTDGASHATRVDLARRVSINATLLMIGSLIAGNVVLGFFGISLAAVRVGGGLLVIYSGWRLVNSADADTEDKARMAEVFTPEIARARAFYPLAFPICVGPGCISTAITVGASLRGQNPSPLLNAIQYAGALPGLLAVGWVLFLCLRFGEPLLSKLGANGTAIFMRMSAFVLLCLGVQICWDGAHDLFLGLIQDAQHMALHASSAS; encoded by the coding sequence ATGGCCTTCTACGACTACGCCTCAGCCTTCGGACGCAGCTTCTTTCTGGCCTTCGCCACGTTGCTGCCCATTCTGAACCCACCTGCTGTCGCACCTATTTTCCTGACCTTGACCGACGGCGCCTCGCACGCCACGCGCGTCGACCTGGCTCGCCGCGTAAGCATCAATGCCACCCTGCTGATGATCGGCTCGCTCATCGCGGGCAACGTAGTGCTCGGCTTTTTCGGTATATCTTTGGCCGCCGTTCGCGTGGGCGGCGGGCTATTGGTTATTTACAGCGGCTGGCGGCTGGTGAACTCGGCCGATGCCGACACCGAAGACAAGGCCCGGATGGCCGAGGTCTTCACTCCCGAAATCGCGCGTGCGCGGGCTTTCTATCCGCTGGCCTTTCCCATCTGCGTGGGCCCGGGCTGCATTTCTACGGCCATCACCGTGGGCGCCTCGCTGCGCGGTCAGAACCCGTCGCCGCTGCTGAACGCGATTCAATACGCAGGCGCCCTGCCCGGCCTGCTGGCGGTGGGTTGGGTCCTGTTTCTTTGCCTGCGCTTTGGCGAACCCCTGTTGAGCAAGCTGGGCGCCAACGGTACGGCCATTTTCATGCGCATGTCGGCCTTCGTGCTGCTGTGCCTGGGCGTACAGATATGCTGGGACGGAGCCCACGATCTGTTCCTGGGTCTGATTCAGGATGCGCAGCATATGGCCCTGCACGCATCTTCGGCCTCATAG
- a CDS encoding [protein-PII] uridylyltransferase: MSFTELAQIKSQVQAARAAAIARFRDHGRADTLLADLRRAVDQALRDLLTLRPLPAGAALAAVGGYGRGELYPHSDVDLLILLPQAPSSADEAAVEGLVASLWDLGLEPGHSVRTIEDCEREAQADITVETALLESRWLAGSRSLFRRFGSAMADCLDARTFFLAKRVELQQRHARHQETPYALEPNCKESPGGLRDLQVILWMARAANFGRGWGQIAQAGLLTPTEARTLRSAEQALKRLRIELHLLASRREDRLLFDLQPGLAQVYGIADTATRRASELLMQRYYRAAGQVTQLNVILVQNIEERLFPRPDSEAIVIDTDFRQLHERLDIVSDDAFERNPSLMLRAFLVMQQHLTLTGMSARTMRAIWHARGRIDADFRKDPANHRLFLEILQQPQGIVHELRRMAMLGVLPRYLPVFKRIVGQMQHDLFHVYTVDQHTLQVLRNVRRFTMPEHAQEYPLASQLVAGLEKHWLLYVAALFHDIAKGRGGDHSQLGAVEVRRFAKQHGLSAEDAELVEFLVRNHLLMSAVAQKRDLSDPAVIEEFTRQVHDERHLTALYLLTVADIRGTSPKVWNAWKGKLLEDLYRLTLERLGGRRVDTGTVLSQRRDEATRLTRLAGLTDTERDQFWQQLDVAYFLRHEPSEIAWHTRHLYYQSAPGKPVVRVRPTEHAEGLQVMVYTRDVPQLFVNTCGYFDSKSLSIQDARVHTTRHGWALDSYIVLPQENGSDLRSLASLVEHELAERLTHANAAPPSGARTRQSRRSKAFPIVPQAELQPDERSQSWRLMVTATDRPGLLHALARVFSRNEISLIMAKVMTLGDRVEDVFIISGPTLDRPRVQMQFERDVLQALAGEETQQDFAPLAGPM; encoded by the coding sequence ATGAGCTTCACCGAGCTTGCCCAGATCAAGTCCCAGGTACAGGCGGCGCGCGCCGCCGCCATTGCCCGATTCCGCGACCACGGCCGCGCCGACACGCTGCTGGCTGACCTGCGCCGCGCCGTCGACCAGGCCCTGCGCGACCTGCTGACGCTGCGCCCATTGCCTGCAGGGGCTGCCCTGGCTGCCGTAGGCGGATATGGCCGCGGCGAACTCTATCCGCACTCCGATGTCGACTTGCTCATCCTGCTGCCGCAGGCGCCCTCATCCGCCGACGAAGCCGCCGTCGAAGGACTCGTCGCATCGCTCTGGGACCTCGGCCTGGAACCCGGCCACAGCGTGCGCACCATTGAGGACTGTGAACGCGAGGCTCAGGCCGACATCACCGTGGAAACTGCGCTTCTCGAGTCGCGCTGGCTGGCTGGCAGCCGCAGTCTTTTCAGGCGTTTCGGATCGGCCATGGCCGATTGCCTGGATGCACGTACTTTTTTCCTGGCCAAGCGGGTCGAATTGCAGCAACGCCATGCCCGCCATCAGGAAACGCCCTACGCGCTGGAACCGAACTGCAAGGAATCGCCTGGCGGCTTGCGCGATCTGCAGGTGATTCTATGGATGGCGCGCGCCGCCAACTTCGGCCGTGGCTGGGGCCAGATCGCCCAGGCAGGCCTTCTCACGCCGACCGAGGCGCGCACGCTGCGCAGCGCCGAGCAGGCGCTCAAGCGCCTGCGCATCGAGCTGCACCTACTTGCCAGCCGCCGCGAGGACAGGCTGCTGTTCGACCTGCAGCCGGGCTTGGCGCAGGTATACGGCATCGCAGACACGGCCACCCGCCGCGCCAGCGAACTACTCATGCAGCGCTACTACCGCGCCGCGGGCCAGGTGACACAGCTGAACGTAATCCTGGTGCAGAACATTGAAGAGCGCCTCTTCCCGCGGCCCGACAGCGAAGCGATTGTCATCGACACCGATTTTCGCCAATTGCACGAGCGCTTGGACATCGTCAGCGACGATGCCTTCGAGCGCAATCCCAGCCTCATGCTGCGCGCCTTTCTGGTCATGCAGCAGCACCTCACGCTGACCGGCATGTCGGCGCGCACCATGCGGGCCATCTGGCACGCGCGCGGCCGCATCGACGCGGACTTTCGCAAAGATCCGGCCAACCATCGCCTGTTCCTGGAAATCCTGCAGCAGCCTCAAGGCATCGTGCACGAACTGCGTCGCATGGCCATGCTTGGCGTGCTGCCCCGCTATCTTCCCGTGTTCAAGCGCATTGTGGGCCAGATGCAGCATGACCTGTTCCATGTCTACACGGTAGATCAGCATACGTTGCAGGTGCTGCGCAACGTGCGCCGCTTCACCATGCCCGAGCACGCGCAGGAATACCCGCTTGCCAGCCAGTTGGTCGCCGGACTGGAAAAGCATTGGCTGCTCTACGTAGCCGCACTGTTTCACGACATCGCCAAAGGCCGAGGCGGTGATCATTCCCAGCTGGGCGCCGTCGAGGTGCGCCGCTTCGCCAAGCAGCACGGACTGTCTGCCGAGGACGCCGAACTGGTCGAATTCCTGGTGCGCAACCATCTGTTGATGTCGGCCGTGGCGCAAAAGCGCGACCTATCTGACCCGGCCGTCATCGAAGAATTCACCCGCCAGGTGCACGACGAGCGGCACCTGACCGCACTCTATCTTCTGACGGTGGCGGACATTCGCGGCACCAGCCCGAAGGTCTGGAATGCCTGGAAAGGCAAGCTACTCGAAGACCTGTACCGCCTGACGCTGGAAAGGCTGGGCGGCAGGCGCGTGGACACCGGCACCGTCCTGTCACAGCGCCGCGATGAGGCCACGCGACTGACCCGCCTGGCCGGCCTGACCGACACCGAACGCGACCAATTCTGGCAGCAACTGGACGTGGCTTATTTCTTGCGCCACGAGCCTTCGGAGATCGCCTGGCACACGCGTCATCTCTACTATCAGAGCGCCCCGGGCAAACCCGTGGTGCGCGTGCGTCCGACCGAGCACGCGGAAGGCCTGCAGGTCATGGTCTACACGCGCGATGTGCCGCAGCTCTTTGTCAATACCTGCGGGTATTTCGACAGCAAGTCGCTCAGCATCCAGGATGCGCGCGTGCATACCACCCGGCATGGCTGGGCGCTGGACAGTTATATCGTCCTGCCACAGGAGAACGGCAGTGATTTGCGCTCGCTCGCATCCCTGGTGGAACACGAGCTGGCCGAAAGATTGACCCATGCCAACGCGGCGCCGCCCAGCGGCGCGCGTACGCGCCAATCGCGCCGCTCCAAGGCCTTCCCCATCGTGCCCCAGGCCGAACTGCAACCCGACGAACGCAGCCAGTCCTGGCGTTTGATGGTAACGGCCACCGATCGGCCCGGGCTGCTTCACGCGCTGGCCAGGGTCTTCTCCCGGAACGAAATCAGTCTGATCATGGCCAAGGTCATGACGCTGGGGGATCGCGTGGAAGACGTTTTCATCATTTCGGGTCCCACTCTGGATCGGCCGCGCGTCCAGATGCAGTTCGAACGCGATGTGCTGCAAGCGTTGGCCGGCGAAGAAACGCAGCAAGACTTCGCGCCGCTGGCCGGCCCCATGTGA
- the map gene encoding type I methionyl aminopeptidase, with amino-acid sequence MELITDPADLAKMRAACQDAALILDYLTPFVKPGVTTGELDRLCMEYLTDELKVKSATVGYAPPGYPPFPGAICTSVNHVICHGIPGDKILKNGDSINLDVTIIKDGWFGDTSRMYAVGEQSILSRRLMETTFECMWKGIQQVRPGATLGDIGHAIQRHGEAAGFSIVREYCGHGVGRRFHQDPQILHYGKPGMGIKLVPGMIFTIEPMVNAGRKEIRNLSDGWTVVTRDHSLSAQWEHSVLVTETGYEVLTVSPGVPQPPAFITEPLAVPALA; translated from the coding sequence ATCGAACTCATCACCGACCCGGCCGACCTGGCCAAGATGCGCGCCGCCTGCCAGGACGCCGCACTCATCCTGGATTACCTCACGCCCTTCGTCAAACCGGGCGTCACCACCGGCGAACTCGACCGCCTGTGCATGGAATACCTCACCGACGAACTCAAGGTGAAGTCGGCCACCGTGGGCTATGCGCCCCCTGGCTACCCGCCCTTCCCGGGCGCGATCTGCACCTCCGTCAACCATGTGATCTGCCACGGCATTCCGGGCGACAAAATCCTCAAGAACGGCGACTCCATCAACCTGGACGTCACCATCATCAAGGATGGCTGGTTCGGCGACACCAGCCGCATGTACGCCGTGGGCGAACAATCGATCCTGTCGCGCCGTCTGATGGAAACCACCTTCGAATGCATGTGGAAGGGCATCCAGCAGGTGCGCCCCGGCGCCACGCTGGGCGACATCGGTCATGCCATCCAGAGACACGGTGAGGCTGCCGGCTTTTCCATCGTGCGCGAATACTGCGGCCACGGCGTGGGCCGGCGCTTTCACCAGGATCCGCAAATTCTGCACTACGGCAAGCCGGGCATGGGTATCAAGCTGGTGCCGGGCATGATCTTCACCATTGAACCCATGGTCAACGCCGGCCGCAAGGAAATTCGCAACCTGTCCGACGGCTGGACGGTGGTCACGCGTGATCACAGCCTGTCGGCGCAATGGGAACACTCCGTCCTGGTGACCGAGACTGGCTACGAAGTGCTGACCGTCTCGCCCGGCGTGCCGCAGCCTCCGGCCTTCATCACCGAGCCTCTGGCCGTTCCCGCCCTCGCCTGA
- the rpsB gene encoding 30S ribosomal protein S2, with protein MSLMREMLEAGVHFGHQTRYWNPKMAPYIFGSRNKIHIINLEKTVEKYLDATKFVKQLSARGGNVLFVGTKRAARELVASEAARAGMPYVDARWLGGMLTNFKTVKASIKRLKDMEAIVAEGGAERMIKKEGLLFQRELDKLNKSIGGIKDMTTLPEALFVIDVGYHKIAVAEARTLGIPVVAVVDTNHAPDGVDYIIPGNDDSAKAIALYTKGIADAVIEGRQQNLSGLVEEIEGQEEFVEVQDNQA; from the coding sequence ATGTCCCTTATGCGTGAAATGCTCGAAGCCGGCGTCCACTTTGGTCACCAGACCCGTTACTGGAACCCGAAGATGGCCCCCTACATCTTTGGCAGCCGCAACAAGATTCACATCATCAACCTGGAAAAGACGGTTGAGAAGTACCTTGATGCCACCAAGTTCGTGAAGCAGCTGTCTGCCCGAGGCGGCAATGTCCTGTTCGTAGGCACCAAGCGCGCCGCGCGCGAATTGGTCGCCTCGGAAGCCGCCCGTGCCGGCATGCCTTACGTCGATGCCCGCTGGCTCGGCGGCATGCTGACCAACTTCAAGACGGTCAAGGCTTCGATCAAGCGTTTGAAGGACATGGAAGCGATCGTTGCCGAGGGTGGCGCAGAGCGCATGATCAAGAAGGAAGGTCTTCTGTTCCAGCGCGAACTGGATAAGCTGAACAAGTCGATCGGCGGCATCAAGGACATGACCACGCTGCCCGAAGCCTTGTTCGTGATCGACGTGGGCTATCACAAGATCGCCGTGGCTGAAGCCCGCACCCTGGGCATCCCGGTCGTGGCCGTGGTCGATACCAACCACGCTCCCGACGGCGTGGATTACATCATCCCCGGCAACGACGACTCGGCCAAGGCCATCGCGCTGTACACCAAGGGCATCGCCGATGCGGTCATCGAAGGCCGCCAGCAGAACCTGAGCGGTCTGGTCGAGGAAATCGAAGGCCAGGAAGAGTTTGTCGAAGTGCAGGACAACCAGGCCTGA
- the tsf gene encoding translation elongation factor Ts yields MAEITAALVKELREKTDAPMMECKKALTEAAGDLAKAEEILRVKLGNKASKAATRVTAEGLIGLYISADAKQGAVIEVNCETDFVAKNDDFVAFVNGLAKLVAERNPADVAALSALPYVGPAGEGTVESTRTALIGKIGENLSIRRFERIQTPDALASYVHSGRIGVLVEFAGDNEVGKDLAMHIAATKPKALNADGVPAADIATERSVAEAKAAESGKPADIVAKMVDGSIAKFLKEVTLLSQPFVKNDKQTVEQMLKEKKASISKFVLFVVGEGIEKKVTDFAAEVAAAAAGQA; encoded by the coding sequence ATGGCTGAAATTACCGCTGCCCTGGTCAAGGAACTGCGCGAAAAGACCGACGCGCCCATGATGGAATGCAAGAAGGCCCTGACCGAGGCCGCCGGCGACCTGGCCAAGGCTGAAGAGATCCTGCGCGTCAAACTGGGCAACAAGGCCAGCAAGGCCGCCACCCGTGTGACCGCCGAGGGCCTGATCGGTCTGTACATTTCGGCCGACGCCAAGCAGGGCGCCGTGATCGAAGTCAATTGCGAAACCGACTTCGTCGCCAAGAACGACGATTTCGTTGCTTTCGTCAACGGCCTGGCCAAGCTGGTCGCCGAGCGCAACCCTGCCGATGTGGCCGCCTTGTCGGCCTTGCCGTATGTGGGACCCGCTGGCGAAGGTACGGTCGAGTCGACCCGCACCGCCCTGATCGGCAAGATCGGCGAAAACTTGAGCATCCGCCGCTTCGAACGCATCCAGACGCCCGACGCGCTGGCCAGCTATGTGCACAGCGGCCGCATTGGCGTGTTGGTCGAGTTCGCCGGCGACAATGAAGTGGGCAAGGACCTGGCCATGCACATTGCCGCCACCAAGCCCAAGGCCCTGAATGCCGACGGCGTGCCCGCCGCCGACATCGCCACCGAACGTTCGGTCGCCGAAGCCAAGGCCGCCGAGTCGGGAAAACCTGCCGATATCGTCGCTAAGATGGTCGACGGATCGATCGCCAAATTCCTGAAGGAAGTCACGCTGCTGTCGCAGCCCTTCGTCAAGAACGACAAGCAGACCGTCGAACAGATGCTCAAGGAAAAGAAGGCATCGATCAGCAAGTTCGTGCTGTTCGTGGTGGGCGAGGGCATCGAGAAGAAGGTCACCGACTTCGCTGCCGAAGTGGCCGCCGCCGCTGCCGGGCAAGCCTGA
- the pyrH gene encoding UMP kinase, producing the protein MTSSRSYNRVLLKLSGEALMGEDAFGINRSTIVRMTQEIAEVASTGIELAIVIGGGNIFRGVAPGAQGMDRATADYMGMMATIMNSLALQDALKHQGVDARVQSALNIEQVVEPYIRPKALRYLEEGKVVIFAAGTGNPFFTTDTAAALRGAEIGAEIVLKATKVDGIYSADPNKDPTATRYTRISFDEAIVRRLEVMDATAFALCRDQKLPIKVFSINKPGALNRVVAGEDEGTLVHV; encoded by the coding sequence ATGACCAGCAGCAGATCGTACAACCGGGTTCTCCTCAAGCTTTCCGGCGAAGCCCTGATGGGCGAGGATGCCTTCGGCATCAACCGTAGCACCATCGTGCGCATGACCCAGGAAATCGCCGAGGTCGCATCCACCGGGATCGAACTGGCCATCGTTATCGGCGGGGGCAACATCTTCCGCGGTGTTGCCCCGGGCGCGCAGGGCATGGATCGCGCCACCGCAGACTACATGGGCATGATGGCCACCATCATGAACTCGCTGGCTTTGCAGGATGCGCTCAAGCATCAGGGCGTGGATGCACGCGTACAATCAGCCCTGAACATCGAGCAGGTGGTCGAACCCTATATCCGTCCCAAGGCGCTGCGCTATCTCGAGGAAGGCAAGGTCGTGATCTTCGCGGCCGGCACGGGCAACCCCTTTTTCACCACCGATACCGCGGCGGCGCTGCGCGGCGCCGAGATCGGCGCAGAGATCGTGCTCAAGGCTACCAAGGTCGATGGCATCTACAGCGCCGATCCGAACAAGGATCCGACCGCCACGCGCTATACACGCATCAGCTTCGACGAAGCCATCGTGCGCCGCCTCGAAGTGATGGATGCCACCGCGTTTGCGCTGTGTCGCGACCAGAAACTTCCCATCAAGGTGTTTTCGATCAACAAGCCGGGCGCGCTCAATCGGGTCGTGGCCGGTGAGGACGAAGGCACGCTGGTACACGTATAA
- the frr gene encoding ribosome recycling factor codes for MSVADIRKSADSRMTKSLETLKSNLAKLRTGRAHPSILDHVQVEYYGSPVPVGQVANLTLVDARTISVQPYEKPMLQPIEKAIRESDLGLNPMALGDTIRVPMPALTEERRRDLSKVARSEGEDAKVAVRNLRREANDSLKKLVKDKTISEDDERRAQDDVQKMTDRFVADIDKLVTQKEAEIMTV; via the coding sequence ATGAGCGTTGCAGACATTCGCAAATCCGCCGACAGCCGGATGACCAAGTCGCTGGAAACCCTCAAGTCCAACCTGGCCAAGCTGCGCACCGGCCGCGCACACCCCAGCATCCTGGATCACGTGCAGGTCGAGTACTACGGCTCGCCGGTACCGGTGGGCCAGGTGGCCAACCTGACCTTGGTCGATGCCCGCACGATCAGCGTGCAGCCTTATGAAAAGCCCATGCTGCAGCCCATCGAAAAGGCCATACGTGAATCCGACCTGGGCCTGAACCCCATGGCTTTGGGCGACACCATCCGCGTTCCCATGCCCGCGCTGACCGAAGAGCGCCGCCGGGACCTGAGCAAGGTGGCGCGCAGCGAAGGCGAGGACGCCAAGGTTGCCGTGCGTAATCTGCGCCGCGAGGCCAACGACAGCTTGAAGAAGCTGGTCAAGGACAAGACGATTTCCGAAGACGATGAGCGCCGCGCACAAGACGATGTGCAGAAAATGACCGATCGCTTCGTGGCCGATATCGACAAGCTGGTCACGCAGAAAGAAGCCGAAATCATGACGGTGTAA
- the uppS gene encoding polyprenyl diphosphate synthase, producing the protein MATSSTLAVPQTSGVPRHIAIIMDGNGRWATRRHLPRTAGHIKGVQAVRRTVEACGRLGVRYLTLFAFSSENWRRPADEVSLLMRLFVKSLEREVVKLEKQGVRLRVVGDLSPFEPRLQELIHQAEARTEHNDQLNLSIAANYGGRWDVLQAMRGMLRANPGLAEHPEHIDEDALSAHLSMPWAPEPDLFIRTGGEQRVSNFLIWQLAYTELYFTDTYWPDFDRACLEEAVAWYGGRERRFGRTSAQVLAAR; encoded by the coding sequence ATGGCCACCAGCTCCACTCTCGCCGTACCGCAGACCAGCGGTGTACCCCGGCATATTGCCATCATCATGGATGGCAATGGCCGTTGGGCCACGCGCAGGCATCTGCCGCGCACGGCCGGCCACATCAAAGGCGTGCAGGCCGTGCGCCGCACGGTCGAGGCCTGCGGCCGCCTGGGCGTGCGTTATCTCACGCTGTTCGCGTTCAGCTCCGAGAACTGGCGCCGTCCGGCCGACGAGGTATCGCTCCTGATGCGGCTGTTCGTCAAATCGCTCGAGCGCGAAGTCGTCAAGCTCGAAAAACAGGGTGTACGTTTGCGCGTAGTGGGCGATCTTTCGCCTTTCGAGCCGCGTTTGCAGGAGCTGATCCATCAGGCGGAAGCGCGTACCGAGCATAACGATCAGCTAAATCTGTCCATTGCGGCCAATTATGGTGGCCGCTGGGACGTTCTTCAGGCCATGCGCGGCATGCTGCGCGCCAATCCCGGCTTGGCCGAGCATCCCGAGCACATCGACGAGGACGCGTTGTCCGCGCATTTGTCCATGCCCTGGGCGCCCGAACCCGACCTGTTCATCCGCACAGGCGGCGAGCAGCGGGTCTCCAATTTCCTGATCTGGCAACTCGCCTACACCGAGCTGTACTTCACCGACACCTACTGGCCCGATTTCGATCGCGCCTGCCTGGAAGAGGCCGTCGCGTGGTACGGCGGGCGCGAGCGCCGCTTCGGCCGGACCAGCGCGCAAGTGCTGGCCGCGCGTTGA
- a CDS encoding phosphatidate cytidylyltransferase: MLRQRIITAAVLLAVLAAAVAAPQPIWILALLALTASCACWEWLRLTLPARVPAIVPRLVAIVVFCFLLALAWVWSAPAGGVLPQELLASGALVIVVSLVWLVCATTAVVRGRADVPPASVGWSIFAVLATVSAWIVLAVMYLAFGPLFVLTLLLLVWAADICAYFGGRKFGRHKLAPQVSPGKTVEGALCGLLGAVLVTLVGAWWPDTFGYMLVDRWSVWGAIPIAALLGAVSIMGDLFESLLKRRAGVKDSSALLPGHGGVYDRIDAILPVVPIALLISGALF; this comes from the coding sequence ATGTTACGCCAGCGAATTATTACCGCCGCCGTTCTGCTCGCCGTCCTGGCCGCGGCCGTGGCGGCGCCACAACCCATCTGGATACTGGCGCTGCTTGCGTTGACCGCCTCCTGCGCCTGCTGGGAATGGCTGCGGTTGACGCTGCCCGCGCGCGTACCGGCGATCGTGCCGCGCCTGGTGGCCATCGTCGTCTTCTGCTTTCTGCTGGCCCTTGCCTGGGTCTGGAGTGCGCCTGCGGGCGGCGTGCTGCCTCAGGAACTCCTGGCCAGTGGCGCCCTGGTCATCGTCGTCAGCCTGGTTTGGCTGGTCTGCGCCACCACGGCCGTGGTGCGCGGCCGGGCGGACGTACCGCCCGCCAGCGTGGGGTGGTCGATATTTGCGGTGCTGGCCACTGTTTCGGCCTGGATCGTCCTTGCCGTGATGTATCTGGCATTCGGCCCTTTGTTCGTGCTGACGCTGCTGCTGCTGGTATGGGCCGCCGACATCTGTGCCTACTTCGGCGGCCGCAAGTTTGGCCGCCATAAGCTGGCTCCCCAGGTCAGCCCCGGCAAGACGGTTGAAGGCGCGCTTTGCGGCTTGCTGGGCGCGGTCTTGGTGACGCTGGTTGGCGCCTGGTGGCCGGACACTTTCGGCTACATGCTGGTCGACCGCTGGTCGGTGTGGGGCGCCATCCCCATTGCGGCACTATTGGGCGCGGTATCCATCATGGGCGACCTGTTCGAGTCGTTGCTCAAGCGTCGTGCCGGCGTCAAGGATTCCAGCGCACTGCTACCGGGCCACGGCGGCGTGTACGACCGCATCGATGCCATTCTGCCGGTGGTGCCTATCGCGCTGCTGATTTCGGGAGCCCTGTTTTGA
- a CDS encoding 1-deoxy-D-xylulose-5-phosphate reductoisomerase: protein MRQPTQPRRVVVLGSTGSIGVNTLDVMARHPDRLRVHALSAHSRMERLAEQAAACGAPVVVVPDDAARTRFIAAWRGATLPEVRVGAQALSDTAADTQCDMVVAAIVGAAGLPSALAAAHAGKRILLANKEALVAAGTLFMQAVRDKGAELLPIDSEHNAIFQCLPHHGPSASRAYAPAQPAAGVRRLLLTASGGPFRLTHPDDLHDVTPEQACAHPNWSMGRKISVDSATMVNKGLEVIEAHWLFAMPPERIEVLIHPQSVVHSLVEYVDGSVLAQLGNPDMRTPISYGLGFPDRLESGVGMLDLARAGRLDFDTPDFTRFPCLRLCFDALQAGQNACIALNAANEVAVQAFLEGRLPYTWISRVIEASLEWQAGRPSATLGSVEDVLAVDAAVRAYSGNLGLA from the coding sequence TTGAGGCAGCCAACGCAGCCCAGGCGCGTCGTCGTACTGGGTTCAACCGGATCCATAGGCGTGAATACGCTAGACGTCATGGCGCGGCATCCGGATCGGCTGCGGGTCCATGCTCTCTCCGCGCACAGCCGCATGGAAAGGCTGGCCGAGCAGGCCGCGGCTTGCGGCGCTCCCGTGGTGGTGGTGCCCGACGACGCGGCGCGCACACGGTTCATCGCGGCCTGGCGCGGTGCCACCCTGCCCGAAGTCCGGGTGGGCGCGCAGGCGCTGTCCGATACAGCTGCCGATACGCAATGCGATATGGTCGTGGCGGCTATTGTCGGCGCAGCAGGCCTGCCTTCCGCCCTGGCGGCCGCGCACGCCGGCAAGCGCATCCTGCTGGCCAATAAGGAGGCCTTGGTCGCGGCGGGCACGCTGTTCATGCAGGCGGTGCGGGATAAGGGCGCCGAGTTGCTGCCCATAGACAGCGAGCACAATGCGATTTTTCAGTGCTTGCCGCATCACGGACCATCGGCAAGCCGAGCCTATGCGCCCGCGCAGCCTGCCGCGGGGGTGCGTCGTCTGCTGTTGACGGCGTCGGGCGGGCCGTTCCGCCTGACCCATCCCGACGATCTGCACGACGTCACGCCCGAACAGGCCTGCGCCCATCCCAACTGGAGCATGGGCCGCAAGATTTCCGTCGACTCGGCGACCATGGTCAACAAGGGCCTGGAGGTGATCGAGGCGCACTGGCTGTTCGCCATGCCCCCCGAGCGCATCGAGGTGCTGATACATCCGCAGAGCGTGGTGCATTCGCTGGTGGAATATGTAGACGGCTCGGTATTGGCCCAGCTCGGCAATCCCGACATGCGCACGCCGATTTCGTACGGCCTGGGGTTTCCCGACCGGCTCGAAAGCGGTGTGGGAATGCTCGATCTGGCCCGCGCAGGGCGGCTGGATTTTGATACGCCGGACTTCACGCGCTTTCCGTGTCTGCGTTTGTGCTTCGACGCACTTCAGGCCGGCCAGAACGCCTGCATCGCGCTCAACGCGGCCAACGAGGTGGCGGTGCAGGCCTTTCTCGAGGGTCGTCTGCCGTATACCTGGATCTCCCGGGTCATCGAAGCGTCGCTCGAGTGGCAGGCGGGTCGACCATCTGCTACGCTGGGTTCTGTTGAAGACGTGTTGGCGGTGGATGCTGCGGTGCGCGCTTATTCCGGCAATCTAGGGCTTGCCTGA